A genomic segment from Chitinophaga niabensis encodes:
- a CDS encoding helix-turn-helix domain-containing protein, which translates to MLTRLHAFRDEVEKIFIIFMLNKNGWNVSKTAQELDIQRSHLYNKMERYDIRKSAEDNE; encoded by the coding sequence TGCATGCCTTCCGTGATGAAGTTGAAAAGATCTTCATAATATTTATGCTGAACAAGAATGGCTGGAATGTGTCTAAAACTGCCCAGGAGCTTGATATTCAGCGTAGCCACCTATACAACAAGATGGAGCGGTACGATATTCGCAAATCCGCGGAAGACAATGAGTAA